A part of Streptomyces sp. NBC_01750 genomic DNA contains:
- a CDS encoding pentapeptide repeat-containing protein codes for MTHPSPEPPSWPQCGHGTTAEDPVGCRGIHVPGQSACLAHLEDAERDAYLAGLVPGADIDHRGTPFTRDLLNRLLDALRDPSTGHPRLGVALFVSAIFEGVALFGSATFEGVAQFGSATFEDFAGFGSATFKDFAGFESATFKSTAGFESATFRYRAKFESATFRERAVFRSATFRDRTGFGSATFKGTAGFGSATFRERAVFRSATFEGTAGFESATFEGTARFHSATFKGDAWFESATFKSDAWFVEAVFERSASLGPLVCAGRVMLFGVVFGGPVALSFAARRLECRRTRWSSTAELRLRYATVGFAHAVFEYPLTIAAEADPFVLADGRPVEEQALAGTPDARVRLASLRGVDAAHLVLADVDLSGCLFTGTVHLDQLRLEGTCSFSEVPHRTHQLRWRLGRFTQRRTLAEEHHWRARQPAAVRGWNVAVLGAGHVGPAQLAPMYRALRKAFEDGKNEPGAADFYYGEMEMRRHDRTGTTRAERGLLHSYWLLSGYGLRASRALAWLAAAMLITIVLLMGFGLPQDSPKQEATGTVPPDGGKVTFEIDKADPQNPRGETFTSERFEKALNVTLNSVVFRSSGQDLTTTGTYIEMASRVTEPVLLGLAVLAVRNRVKR; via the coding sequence ATGACACACCCGAGCCCCGAACCGCCCTCGTGGCCGCAATGCGGTCACGGCACCACTGCGGAGGATCCGGTCGGCTGCCGCGGCATCCACGTCCCGGGTCAGAGCGCATGTCTGGCCCACCTGGAGGACGCCGAGCGTGACGCCTACCTGGCCGGCCTGGTCCCCGGCGCCGACATCGACCACCGCGGTACCCCCTTCACCCGGGACCTGCTGAACCGGTTACTCGACGCCCTGCGCGACCCCAGCACTGGGCACCCCCGCCTCGGCGTCGCCTTGTTCGTGTCGGCCATCTTCGAGGGCGTCGCCTTGTTCGGGTCGGCGACCTTCGAGGGCGTCGCCCAGTTCGGGTCGGCGACCTTCGAGGACTTCGCCGGATTCGGGTCGGCCACCTTCAAGGACTTCGCCGGATTCGAGTCGGCCACCTTCAAGAGCACCGCCGGATTCGAGTCGGCCACCTTCAGGTACAGGGCCAAGTTCGAGTCGGCCACCTTCAGGGAAAGGGCCGTGTTCAGGTCGGCCACCTTCAGGGACAGGACCGGGTTCGGGTCGGCCACCTTCAAGGGCACCGCCGGGTTCGGGTCGGCCACCTTCAGGGAAAGGGCCGTGTTCAGGTCGGCCACCTTCGAGGGCACCGCCGGATTCGAGTCGGCCACCTTCGAGGGCACCGCGAGGTTCCATTCGGCCACCTTCAAGGGCGACGCCTGGTTCGAGTCAGCTACCTTCAAGAGCGACGCCTGGTTCGTAGAAGCGGTTTTCGAGCGGTCGGCCAGTCTTGGGCCGTTGGTGTGCGCTGGGCGGGTGATGCTGTTCGGGGTGGTGTTCGGCGGCCCGGTGGCCCTCTCGTTCGCCGCACGTCGCCTGGAGTGCCGGCGGACCCGCTGGTCCTCGACGGCCGAGTTGCGTCTGCGCTACGCCACGGTGGGCTTCGCCCACGCGGTCTTTGAATACCCCCTCACGATCGCGGCGGAGGCCGACCCCTTCGTTCTCGCCGACGGACGGCCGGTAGAGGAACAGGCTCTTGCCGGTACGCCCGATGCCAGGGTGCGGCTGGCCTCACTGCGCGGGGTCGATGCTGCCCATCTGGTCCTCGCCGACGTTGACCTGTCGGGGTGCCTGTTCACCGGGACCGTGCATCTGGACCAGCTACGGCTGGAGGGCACCTGCTCCTTCAGCGAGGTCCCGCACCGCACGCACCAGCTGCGCTGGCGCCTGGGGCGGTTCACCCAGCGCCGAACCCTCGCCGAGGAACACCATTGGCGCGCGCGCCAGCCGGCAGCAGTCCGGGGCTGGAACGTCGCGGTGCTCGGCGCCGGACACGTCGGACCAGCGCAGCTGGCGCCGATGTACCGGGCGCTGCGCAAGGCGTTCGAGGACGGCAAGAACGAGCCAGGGGCGGCGGATTTTTACTACGGCGAGATGGAGATGCGCCGCCACGACCGCACCGGCACTACCCGCGCCGAACGCGGACTGCTGCACAGCTACTGGTTGCTGTCCGGCTACGGCCTGCGCGCCTCCCGAGCCCTTGCCTGGCTCGCTGCCGCCATGCTCATCACCATCGTTCTACTCATGGGCTTCGGGCTCCCCCAGGACTCCCCGAAACAGGAAGCGACCGGCACCGTACCGCCCGACGGAGGCAAGGTCACTTTCGAGATCGACAAGGCCGATCCCCAAAACCCCAGGGGGGAAACGTTCACCAGCGAGCGCTTCGAGAAGGCCCTGAACGTCACACTCAACTCAGTGGTGTTCCGCTCCAGCGGACAGGACCTGACCACCACTGGCACCTACATCGAGATGGCCTCCCGCGTGACCGAGCCCGTCCTCCTGGGCCTGGCGGTCCTAGCCGTCCGAAACCGCGTCAAACGCTGA